DNA from Thunnus maccoyii chromosome 21, fThuMac1.1, whole genome shotgun sequence:
GAGTCTAACAAGGGGAACAGAGAGAAAGCATTACAGGATTTGACTTCATTTCAGGCCACTGACCAAGCTTTGAAGTCAGGGTACAAGGAAGAAGATTCTGCAACCTAATTTGGCCTGCACACCTGTTCATGTGCACCTGCTATGGTGCAGCCCCTCCTGCTACACTGATACGGTGTAGCTTTGTAACAAAATACAGGGCTTTTAGAATgaagcacaaaaaacataacCAGAAAAGTAAATCTGGGAAATATTTGGAGTGTGAAATAGAAACAACTCCCCTTTTTTACAGAGTGCCCAAACAAATTTAAACCCTTTCTATTTGAATTGCAGATGTTTAATGTTGTCAACACTTCATCATATTTGACAGCTGGGGAGGGGCTGTGTGTCAACAGACTTTAATCTAGAGCAAATTAATGAACAGTACCTGAGGCAGTAGAGTACATAGTACCTTATTTCATTGCTGATGAATGCAGAAACTGGGACAGAGAAGCTAAATTAAACTGCCCTCACAAATCTCACCAATAAAAACTGGAGGTGATTATAAGCCTTATACAGCTCAAACCTAAAACAACACTGCATTGTATTAATGGCGAGACTTATATCATGTTACTAACCTTGACTGTGCATAGCCTTATCTAACTGTAAAACCTTCCTTCTAATTATAGACAACAATAAACACCCCCACCTTCAGAAGAACACACACTTAGAAGAGCCTTtgcaagcttttttttttaaagattaataTGTATTTTGGTTAGCAATGAATAAGAGAAATGATTAAGTTATATGTATAAAttaatatacaaacatatatacataaacacataaaaaagagGCAGACACACGAATGCCACAGTTGGAAACAAAAGcacaatgtataataataacaatgtttcTATTGCACACCGTATAATAATAATCCTActcttatttcattttcttagcctaattatatttcattatacagtatgtatataaataatcATTGCACAATGGATAATAACTATTTTATCTGTCTCACTactcattttatttgattatataCTACGTATATAATTAATGCACAATGTATAATAAAACCTTTtctattttactattttattttaatctattatTGTGTGTGAGGTGTGCTGGACGGTGCTGTTGTGACGGgattaaaaaagtatttcttaTTCTTAATACTACAATTTAAATTGAAGATTTTTGCGGTGTACTGGCGTTAAATGCATTTCCATTAATGCCGACCACATTTACTTGATAGCTACTCAATAAGTTAATAAACCTAATTAGCTAtttaaaaaggaggaaatacAGTTAACACGTAATGTAATGAACCACAATTATAGTCAAACAGGCGAGTCAGCCAGGTGCTGCtgttcattacacacacattaactgccgcaaaatgtgcaaattcacGACTATAACATTAACTAACAAACGCATTTTACTCATTAACTTTTGTCTAAAACCAAAGTTCAACATAAGCcgagagaaacaaacaaacaggaaaaagttAACAGGCTATCGCTACATAGCTAACACACGGTTAGCACTTCTTGGATGGTTAAGCTAACAGCCACTTTACGTGTAAATGTCTCCCAGCTTCACATTTCACGTAACGATTAAAATCATACCACAAATGGTGTAAAGTATTAAATGACAAAACCAACCTCTGTGCAGCAGTTAGCTTGGTAATCAGCTAGTCACCGAGGGCCGACTGTCTGCTTGTGCCGCTAACTCGGAATGGTTAAAGAATAATTTTGTCCTTCTCGGCTTCCCGTATTCCGTAGAAGatttgttgtggttttgttgtttCGAGGAAGAAGAATTGAAGTTAGCTTATTCGCTAATGTTAACGTAATTTACATAGCAGTTAGAACAGGTTATCCAGGTTTTCTGTATCAGTCGGGGATATTAAAAAGTATGCTACTGCACTTGTAAAGCGCATCTTGAAGCTGGGGCTTGTATTTCTCTGATATGATGTTGTAGTCAGCTAACCTACAGTAACTTAGCTAAGGTGCAGCATGAAACCCATGATAATGAGGTAAGGTGTAACACGGTTACAACTTAAGGTTTGTAATTAAAATTAAGACTGTAATCTCACTGATTTCCAAATGGCACTGAAGTGGGAAAAAGTTTAAGATTTTTAAATCTACGCAGTTAATAATAAACACTCCACTTGTACACAAGCTAAAAGTAATGCAGCAACTCTGCAATAAATCCGACCTTTACCAAGGTGCTAATGTTCAGTTTTAACTTTGAGaggttaaaggacgggttcacaattttacaagtctgtcttaaaacaatagtcagatgctcaaatgaacattaaaatagggttttcttgctgtaatcattcctatGTGTATAAATAATCACTGCAGCTGGATTGCATTGCATTATACTGGGAGATGTTTTGATATTTAGTCTTTCCTGAGTGGCGCAAatgggatggacaaaatattggAAACAATTCTCAGTATTAAATCTATACCGTGTAACAGCACCACAACCTACAGCCTCTAAAAGGACATTTAAGTTAAATTCATATCTCTCTAACAGTTTCAGCGAAACTGAAAATACTTATGAGCTGTCAGACTATTTTCATTCTCactaggtgtacctaataaaatGGCAACTGAGTGTATTTTCAGTGTAGAGCTGAATTCACTTGACTGACAAGTAACCCCCAACTATTTGATAATCCATTAGTCATTTAAGAAATGCTAAAGCATTCCTGAGTTCTAGCCTCTCAATTGGGGGAATTGGCTGCTTTACTTTGTCATTTGTGATAATAATCAGAATCTCTGTGTGtgatggactgttggtcagacaaaactaGATGTTTGAAGGTGTCAGCTTGGGCTTTAGGGACTTGTGATGGccacttttcactattttctgacattttatagaccaaaaatGTATCGAATAATTGATTTTTATAATTGGCAATGAAAACAATCTAGTTGCAGACCTAATATACTGATCTGAAATTGCTTTTTACCCTGTGTAGGCAGTGTGTTCTTCATGGACCCAGTGGATCATGTCTCTGATCCTGTTTGCCTTTGTAGTCCGGGTCAGGGATGGACTCCCCCTGTCAGCCTCCACAGACTTTGAACACAATCGAGAGCTCCAGGAGAGGAAGCAGCAGCTCAGGACCATCAGCAAGGCACTGGCCCTCTTCCCTGACAGAGGGACGGTCAAGGGCCAGAAACTCAACATATAGTAAGGATTCAGGAAACAGTTTCAGTCATGCTCTGTGTAACTGCACAAAGACACGATGCGTAGTGTGTATTTTCTTTAGTGATGCATAAGATAAACAGAATGTTGTCCACTTGATCACAGGGGCATCTATGTCAAGCTGCGTCAGGCTGTTTGTTTACTAAACACCTTTTCTCCTCTCACCTGTTCAGCTTCGTCTCTTCAGAGGGTGTATCCTACATGACCGTGTGCCACTGCAGCCTCCCTGTTGCTAAGGCCTTCTGCTTCCTGGAAGATCTGCGCTGGGAGTTCACCACATGCTACAATAGCACTGTTGTTGCCTTGGCAGCCAGGCCATATCCGTTTTTGGAATTTGGTGAGTAGGACAAGAAATAGTGTCTTTTAGGTTTgctgttgacattttgggattactttgaattaaaatgtggtGTGTTGAATAACATGCAAAGCTCCAGTCTTAAGTGGATTTatccaaatatgttttgcttgcTGACATTTGACAGACAGCACCATTCAGAAGCTAAAGCAGCAGTACAACCAGAGTGGTGGTCCGGCCCTAGAAATCACATTGG
Protein-coding regions in this window:
- the sec22c gene encoding vesicle-trafficking protein SEC22c isoform X1 — translated: MYNKTFSILLFYFNLLLCVRCAGRCCCDGIKKAVCSSWTQWIMSLILFAFVVRVRDGLPLSASTDFEHNRELQERKQQLRTISKALALFPDRGTVKGQKLNIYFVSSEGVSYMTVCHCSLPVAKAFCFLEDLRWEFTTCYNSTVVALAARPYPFLEFDSTIQKLKQQYNQSGGPALEITLAEVQQDLNIHPPQVLTLEEVELTNGTANGHMEQAPGSGQNVRLEPVTAPGILSLVLNIMCASLNIIRGVHLIEYTFQDDYEGIWNVVAFFLAFVCCVFQCHLYLFHSSLKKPKSFTLLSVIVLCNFYLLGMRNMWQLIFHISVASLSTVLILTRKLQDRTNDCGV